From Seriola aureovittata isolate HTS-2021-v1 ecotype China chromosome 16, ASM2101889v1, whole genome shotgun sequence, one genomic window encodes:
- the pkib gene encoding cAMP-dependent protein kinase inhibitor beta, with the protein MTEVEPVLDFASSGRSGRRNALPDILGSPAGVNPGDLPLKLAELSLKDGPGGAQSPTAEEQPAPPEGSEGKEGS; encoded by the exons ATGACGGAAGTGGAGCCAGTGTTGGACTTTGCCTCCTCCGGACGCTCGGGGAGGCGAAATGCCCTGCCTGACATCCTGGGCTCTCCGGCCGGCGTAAACCCTGGAGACCTGCCTCTTAAACTAGCTGAGCTCTCCCTCAAAG ATGGTCCGGGAGGGGCCCAGTCTCCCACGGCGGAGGAGCAACCAGCGCCGCCGGAGGGCTCGGAGGGGAAAGAGGGATCGTAG